Part of the Bradyrhizobium sp. AZCC 1721 genome, GATCATTCTGCTCGATGAGGCCACCGCGGCGCTCGATTCCGAATCCGAGAAAGCCGTGCAGGAGGCGATCGAGCATCTCTGCCGGAACCGCACCACCATCGTGATCGCCCACCGCCTGCACACCATCATGCATGCCGATGCCATCCTGGTGGTCGAGGCCGGCGAGATCGTCGAGCGGGGCGAGCATGACGATTTGCTGCGCCGCGGCGGGCGCTATGCTTCCTTCTTCCGCCTGCAGCAGCGCGAAGCCGGTCCGGCCAGTCTGGCGCCGGTCAGCGCAACCGCGTAAAAGCTAGAGCATGATCCGGAAAAGTGGGCACCGGTTTTCCGAAAAGATCATGCCCAACTAGAAGACTCCGGAATTCCACCGTAACCCGAGACCCTTTTCATGACCGCAGCCTCCTACGTCATATCAGCAGCCCCGCAGCCCACGCTTCCCGTCGTCGGCGAGACCGGCTCCTATCCGGTTCGCCGCATCTGGTGCGTCGGGCGCAACTATCTCGAGCACATCAGAGAGATGGGCAATGACGAGCGTGCGCCGCCGTTCTTCTTCGCCAAGCACGCCGACATGCTGGTGCCCGACGGCGCCACGATTCCCTATCCGCCGCTGACCAAGGACCTGCATCACGAAGTCGAACTGATCGTCGCGATGAAGAGCGGCGGCCTCAACATCCCGGCCGACAAGGCGCTCGATCATGTCTACGGCTACGCCGTCGGTATCGACCTAACCCGCCGCGACCTGCAGATCGCCTCGCGCAAGAAGGAGCGGCCGTGGGAAGTCGGAAAGTCCTTCGACTATTCCGCGCCCTGCTCCGCTATCCAGCCCGCATCCAAGATCGGCCATCCTGCCAAGGGCAAGATCTGGCTGACGGTCAACGGCAAGGAAACGCAGAAGGGCGACCTCACCGAACTGATCTGGAGCGTACCCGAAATCATCTGGCAGCTCTCGCAGCAGGTGAAACTCGCCGCCGGCGACATTATCATGACCGGCACGCCGGCCGGAGTCTCGCAGCTCAATCCCGGCGACAAGATCGAGTGCGGCGTCGACGGCGTCGGCACGCTGAAGGTGAATATAGGCAAGCCGGAATAGGCCGACGGTACTTTCGACATCAAGAAGCCCCGGATACATCCGGGGCTTTTTATTGCAGGAAGGCCTATTTCTGCGTCACTGCGTGCTCGCTGAGATAGGCCTGATAGGCAAGCCGGATGCCGTCCTCGAGCTTCGTGCTGGCGCGCCAGCCGAGTTTTGCCAGGCGGCTGACGTCGAGCAGCTTGCGCGGGGTGCCGTCCGGGCGCGAGGCATCAAAACCGATCGCCCCGGTATAGCCGACGGTCGAAGCGACCACGCGGGCGAATTCGGCGATCGTGATGTCCTCGCCGGTGCCGATATTGACCAGCTCGCGATCCGAATAGGTCTTCATCAGGTGGATGCAGGCATCCGCCAGATCGTCGACATAGAGGAATTCGCGCCGCGGCGTCCCGGTGCCCCAGACCACGACTTCGTCAGCGCCGGCAACCTTGGCTTCGTGGAAGCGGCGGATCAGGGCGGCGACGACATGGCTGTATTCGGGATGATAATTGTCGCCGCGCCCATAAAGGTTGGTCGGCATCACGTTGATGAAGTCGGCGCCGTACTGGCTGCGATAGGCCTCCACCATCTTGATCCCGGCGATCTTGGCAATCGCATAGGGCTCGTTGGTCGGCTCCAGCGGCCCCGTCAGCATCGAATCCTCGCGCAGCGGCTGCGGCGCCAGCTTGGGGTAGATGCAGGAGGAGCCGAGGAACATCAGCTTCTCGGCGCCATGGACATGCGCGGCATGGATCACGTTCGAAGCAATCGCCAGATTGTCGTAGAGGAATTCGGCGCGCAGCGTGTTGTTGGCGACGATGCCGCCGACCTTGGCGGCCGCCAGAAACACCACCTGGGGCCGGTTGGCGGCAAACCACGCATTGACCGCGGCCTGATTGCGCAGATCGACCTCATTGCGCGGCGTCGTCAGCAGTTCGACGTCTTCCCGCGCCAGCCGGCGCACCAGCGCGGCGCCGACCATGCCGCGGTGGCCGGCGACATAGACGGTCTTGCCCTTCAGCTCAAACGGCAGGCTTGCCATTGGCGACCTCCCGCCGCGCGTCTGCGAGATCGTTCGCGACCATCTCCTTGACCATCTGGGCGAACGACGTCTTGGGCTTCCAGCCGAGTTTCTCGCGCGCCTTGCTGGCATCGCCGACCAGAAGATCGACTTCGGTCGGCCGGAAATAGACCGGATCGATGCGGACCACGGTCTTGCCGGATTTGGTGTCGACGCCGGCCTCGTCGACGCCCTGGCCGCGCCACTCGATGCGGCGGCCGACCTCGGCGAACGCCAGTTCGACGAATTCACGCACCGAACGGGTCTCGCCGGTCGCCAGCACGAAATCGTCGGGCGCATCCGCCTGCAGGATCTTGTGCATGCCCTCGATATAGTCCCGTGCATGGCCCCAGTCGCGCTTGGCCTCGAGGTTGCCGAGATAGAGCGCCTCGTCGAGGCCGGCCTCGATGCGGGCGACGCTGCGGGTGATCTTGCGGGTGACGAACGTCTCGCCGCGGATCGGGCTCTCGTGGTTGAACAGGATGCCGTTCGAGGCAAACATGCCGTAGGCCTCGCGGTAATTGACCGTGATCCAGTAGCCGTACAGCTTGGCGACGCCGTAAGGCGAGCGCGGGTAGAACGGCGTGGTCTCCTTCTGCGGCACCTCCTGGACCAGGCCGTAGAGCTCCGAGGTCGAGGCCTGATAGAACCGCGTCTCCTTCTCCATGCCGAGGATGCGGATCGCCTCCAGCAGCCGCAGCACGCCGATGGCGTCGGCGTTGGCGGTGTATTCCGGGCTTTCGAAGCTGACGCCGACATGGCTCTGGGCGGCGAGGTTGTAGATCTCGGTCGGCCTGATCTGCTGCATCAGCCGGATCAGGTTGGTGGAGTCGGTCATGTCGCCGTAGTGCAGCAGGAACGGCACCTTGCGGGAATGCGGGTCCTGGTAGAGGTGGTCGATCCGCGCGGTGTTGAACGAGGACGACCGCCGCTTGATGCCGTGGACCTCATAGCCGAGGCCGAGCAGATATTCGGCCAAGTAGGCACCGTCCTGACCGGTGACGCCGGTGATCAGCGCCACGCGCCGCTTTAAATCCTGAGCCGCCATATCTTCTCCAAACCCGTCCGTCGCGCAGGCCATAGCACTCGACCTGCGTCAAGTCTATCGCCAAAGCCGTTTGAAATCAGGCTCTTAGGCACCTAATCGCCATGATGGCGCAAGCGTTCGAGTTCGATGATGGTGACGCCGCCATATTCGAGCCGCAGCAAGCCCTCCTTCTCGAGCCGCTTCAGGCACTGGTTGGCGTTTTGCCGCGAAATACCGGAGAGCGCTCCGATTTCCTCCTGCGTGATCTCCAGGTGGCGCGTCATGTCCGGATAGAGAATCGGGTTGAACAGCGAGGCGATGGAACGTGCGACGCGGCTGGTTGCATCGAGCGTGCGGCCATGTTCCACCGCTCCGATGAACTGGCCGAGCCGCTCGTTGAGCTGTCGGACCAGAAAGCGGTTGAACGCGACGCTGTTCTCGAACAGCCAGAAGAAGGTGCTGCGGTCCATCAGCGCCAGCCTGGTGTCGCGCAATGCCACCACGTCGTAACGGCGCGGCTCGCCCTTCAGCACCGAGCCTTCGCCGAACCAGGCACCGGCCGTGAGGCCTGCGAAGGTCGCGGCCTTGCCCCCGCTCGACACGGTACTCATCCGGGCAAGACCTGTGACGATGCCGGTCCAGTAGTCGAAGGGATCGCCGCGCATGAAGATATGCTCGTTGGCGCGATAGGATTTCTCGACGATGCCGGCACGGGCGACCTCGATTTCCCGCTCGTTCAGTTCACGCGACCAGGCCGCGATGCGTTTGAGGTTATCCGCAGCAATCATGATCGCATCGACCGTCGCGCCCCTATGCTTGTTGCACTGCAACAGAAGTGTTGCCTGGCAAAATTTCCCGACGAATTGTCAGGCAAAAGACATTTCAAACTATCGCATTGCCCTAAGGAGGGCCACCTTGGCGGGTGTGCCCCTGGCACCACCGGTTGGGGTGCGGCGTTACCACGCGTGAGGCCGGCCGTGATCGGCATCGTTGGTCGGATGGCCGGAAGGTCACTCCCGGATGTAAGATTGCGGGTGTAGTTGCGAACGATAGATAAAGAGCGCGGCAAGCGCCTTATCTGGAGGGAATGAGTGGCTCATACGTTGGAAGTGCGCGGCGTGTCGCTGCGCTTCGGTGGCGTCCGTGCACTGACCGAGGTCTCGTTCGGCGTGAACGAGGGCGAATTGTTCTCGATCATCGGCCCGAACGGCGCCGGCAAGACCTCCATCGTCAATTGCATTTCCGGCCGCTACAAGCCGACCGAAGGCCGGCTATTCTACCGCGGCAAGGATATCACCGGCCTCAATCCGAACGCGCGGCCACAGCTCGGCATCGGCCGCACTTTCCAGAACCTGGCGCTGTTCCACCACATGAGCGTGCTCGACAACATCATGGTCGGGCGGCACCACCTCTTGAAGAACAATTTTATCACGGGCTCGCTCTACTGGCTGACCGGCGCGCGGCGCGAGGAACTCGAGCACCGCCGCAAGGTGGAGGAGATCATCGATTTCCTTGACCTGCAGTCGGTGCGCAAGGCGACCGCCGGCACCCTGCCCTACGGCCTGCGCAAGCGCGTCGAGCTGGCCCGCGCGATGGCGCTGGAGCCGCAATTGATCCTGCTCGACGAGCCGATGGCCGGCATGAACTTCGAGGAAAAGGAGGACATGGCGCGCTACATCGTCGATCTCAACGAAGAGTTCGGCATGACCGTGATGATGATCGAGCACGACATGGGCGTGGTGATGGATATCTCCCACCGAGTCATGGTGCTGGATTTCGGCCGCAAGATCGCCGAAGGCGATCCCGCCTCTGTCCTCGCTGATCCGCATGTGAAACGTGCCTATCTCGGCGAAGAGGATGAGGTCCTCGTCGACCCCGACGACACGCCGGCGCCTCGGGAGAGCGTGGCATGATGGATTACGCCGGGCGCGCCGCCCTAGCCGATACCTTTCCAAAGCTGCTGCGCCTCAACGCGAGGGAGCACGGCGGCGAGATTGCGCTGCGCGAAAAGGATCTCGGGCTGTGGCGCATCTTCACCTGGGGCGATTACCAGACCCGCGTGCACGATTTCGCGCTCGGCTTGGTCGAACTGGGTCTTGGGCGCGGCGACGTCATCGGCATCATCGGCGACAATCGTCCGGACTGGGTGGCCGCTGAAATCGCAACCCATGCCATCGGCGCCATGAGCCTGGGTCTTTATCGCGACGTGCTGGACGAGGAAGCGGCCTATCTGCTCAGCTACGGCGAGGCGAAACTGGTGTTCGCCGAGGACGAGGAGCAGGTCGACAAGCTGCTGGCGCTCGCCGATCGCGCGCCCAACCTCAAGCACATCGTCTATTCCGATCCACGCGGCATGCGGAAATACGACGATCCGCGCCTGATGGAAGCCGGGAAGCTGGCCACGATGGGGCGCGACCGCGCCGCGCGCGAGCCCGGGCTCTACGACCGGCTGGTGGATGCGACGCGCGGCGAAGACGTCGCGATCCTCTGCACCACCTCAGGCACCACGGCCAATCCCAAGCTGGCGATGCTGGCGGCTGGCCGCGTCCTGAAACACTGCGCGACGTATTTGGCCTTCGATCCGAAGGGGCCGGACGACGAATACGTCTCAGTGCTGCCGCTGCCCTGGATCATGGAACAGGTCTACGCGCTCGGCAAAGGGCTGCTGTGCCGGATGAAGGTCAACTTCGTCGAAGAGCCCGAGACCATGATGCACGATTTCCGCGAGATCGCGCCGACTTTCGTGCTGTTCGCACCGCGGCTCTGGGAATCGATTGCCGCCGATGTCCGCGCCGGCGTGATGGATTCCTCGCCGTTGAAGCAAAAGCTGTTCGACATCGGAATGAAGACAGGGCTCTCGGCGCTCGCGCAGGGCAAGCATTCGATGTTCGCCGATCAGCTCCTGTTCCGCGCGCTGCGCGACCGCCTGGGCTTCACGCGGCTGCGCTCGGCGGCAACCGGCGGCGCCGCGCTCGGGCCCGACACCTTCAAGTTCTTCCAGGCCATGGGCGTGCCGCTGCGCACGCTCTATGGCCAGACCGAATTGCTGGGCGCCTACACGCTGCATCCGGCCGGCAAGGTCGATCCGGATACGACCGGCGTGCCAATGGCCGCAGACATCGAGATCCGCGTCGACAACCCCGACGTCAACGGCGTCGGCGAGATCGTCGTGCGCCACCCCAATATGTTCCTCGGCTACTACAAGAATCCGGAAGCCTCGGCCGCCGACATCAAGGACGGCTGGATGCATTCTGGTGACGCCGGCTATTTCAACAATGATGGCCAACTCGTCGTCATCGACCGCATCAAGGATCTCGCCGAGACCGCGCGCGGTGAGCGCTTCTCGCCGCAATATCTGGAAAACAAGCTAAAATTCTCGCCCTACATCGCCGAGACAGTGGTGCTCGGCGCCGGCCGCGACGCGCTGGCGGCGATGATCTGTATTCGTTATTCGATCATCTCGAAATGGGCGGAGAAGAACCGCATCTCGTTCACGACCTATACCGACCTCTCCTCGCGCCCCGAGGTTTATGCGCTGTTGCGCAAGGAGGTGGAAGGCGTCAACGCCACGCTGCCGCCGGCGCAGCGTATTTCCCGCTTCCTGTTGCTCTACAAGGAGCTCGACGCCGACGACGGCGAATTGACCCGTACCCGCAAGGTCCGCCGCAGCGTCATCAACGAGAAATACGCCGATATCATCGACGCGATCTACGCCGGCAAGAGCGACATTCCCGTCGATACCGTGATCCGCTTCCAGGACGGCACCACCCAGCGCATCCGCACCACGCTGCGGGTCGTCGATCTCGGCGGGCCTGCGCCGCTGGCGGAGGCCGCGGAATGAAGCTGACGTTTGCCGGTGGCGCCGCAAAACTGATCGTCATGCGCGGGCTTGACCCGCGCATCCATCCTCTTCGGAAAAAGTGCTTCTTCAGGCGATGGATCGCCGGGTCAAGCCCGGCGATGACAGCTTGCACGTCTGGTGACTTCGCATGAACACCCAGCTTCTGATCCAGCTTCTCGTCAACGGCCTCGTGGTCGGCACGCTCTATGGCGTGGTCGCGATGTCGTTCGTGCTGATCTACAAGGCGACGCAGGTTGTGAACTTCGCGCAGGGCGAGCTGCTGCTGGTGGGCGCCTGGGTGTGCTGGTGGCTGCTGACCAAATATCAGGTGCCGTTCTACCTGGGCATGCCGATCACGCTGGTGTTCATGTTCCTGTTCGGCATCGCGATCCAGATCGTCATCCTGCGCCCCATGATCGGCGAGCCGATCATTTCCGTGATCATGGTGACGATCGCGCTCTCGACCGTGTTTTCGGCACTGATGAAATGGATGTTCGGCGTCAATCTGCAGCCGTTTCCGCGCATCTTCGAGACCCAGAACGTCAACATCCTCGGACTGCAGGTGCAAACCGTCTATCTGATGAGCCTTGCAGTCTCGGTGGCAATGATGGTGGGCATGGCGTGGTTCTTCCGTCTCTCCAAATATGGTCTGGCGATGCGCGCCACCGCGTTCAACCAGCAGGTGGCGCAGTCGCTCGGCATTTCCGTCAAAAGCGTATTCGCGATGGCCTGGGCGATCTCGGCGACCGTCTCCGCCGTCGCAGGCGTGGTGGTGGCCGTCGTCAATGGCGTCTCGGCAGGCCTCTCCGCCTATGGCGTCAAGGTGTTTCCGGCGGCGATCCTCGGCGGCCTCGACAGCGTTGGCGGCGCCGTGCTCGGCGGCATCATCATCGGTCTGCTGGAGAACGTCGCGCACTTTCTCGACAGCGAATATCTGCACTGGGGCAATCTCTACGAGATCGCGCCGTTCTATGCGCTCATCATCATCCTCATGATCAAGCCGTACGGCCTGTTCGGCACCAAAGACATCGAGCGGGTGTAAATCATTATGGCAGGCCAAACCCTCATTCCCGCCGGCGATTTCCGCACCAGCTATGCGGCGGATACCACCGTGTTTCCGACCACGACCAGCCGCAACGCCATGATCGCCGGCATCGCGCTGATTTGCTTTGCGCCACACGTCGTCAACGAATACATCCTTAGCCTGCTGATCCAGATCGGCATATTCGGCATCGCCGCGCTCGGGCTCAACATCGTCGTCGGCTTCACCGGCCAGATCTCGATCGGTCATGCTGCCTTCTTCGGTTTCGGGGCCTTTACCTCGGCCTATCTCTCGAACCGGTTCGGCATTCCCGTCTTCTTCTGCATTCCGCTCGCCGGCGTCGTGACGGCCGCGGTCGGTCTGGTCTTCGGCCTGCCCGCGGCGCGACTGAAAGGGCTTTATCTCGCGATCGCGACGCTGGCGGCGCAATACATCCTGCTCGACTTCTTTGCCCGTGCCGAGTGGTTCACCGGCGGCAGCGTTCCCGCCAGCGCCGAACCCTTCTCGATCTTCGGATACATGCTGCGCGGCGATAAGCAATATTTTTACGTCGTGCTGGCCTATGTCGTCGTCTGTTATCTGCTGGTCACCAACCTGATCCGTTCGCGCGACGGACGCGCGCTGGTCGCCGTGCGCGACCATTATCTGTCCGCCGAGATCATGGGCATCAACCTGACCAAGTACCGGACGCTGTCGTTCGGCCTCGCCGCCTTCTTTGCCGGCGTCGGCGGCGCGCTCTATGCGCATTACAATCAGGTGGTCTCCAACGAAGGCTTTGGCATCGATCGCTCGATCATCTTCCTCGCCATGATCATCATCGGCGGGCTCGGTTCGATCATGGGCACGCTGATGGGCACCGCCTTCATGGTGCTGCTGCCGGAATCGATGGAATGGCTCAGCGTCGCGCTCCGCGACAGCCCGATCGATCAATTTCTGGGACTAAAGAACAATATCGCTTTCTTGCGCGAGATGGCCATCGGCCTGATCATCATCATCTTTCTGGTGTTCGAGCCGGATGGACTTGCGCATCGATGGCGGCAGATCAAGGCATACTGGAAACTCTACCCGTTCTCGCATTGAGGTCGGAACGGGACGAACAACGAGAAGACCTCGAGAAGTAACCGGGAGGACTATGTCCATGACGATGAAGACTCTGTTGAGCACAGCCTCGCTTGCTTTGCTGTTGGGTTCTACCACTGCATCGGCCCAGGCGCCGGTCGCGCTGGGACATCTCACCGACTATTCAGGACCAACTTCGGACGTCGGAACGCCGTTCGGACAGGGTGTCGCCGACACCTATGCATGGATCAACAAGAGCGGCGGCATCAACGGCGCCAAGGTCAACCTCGATACCGTCGATTACGGCTATCAGGTGCCGCGCGCCATCGCCCAGTACAAGAAATGGTCGGGCGCCGACAAGGTCGCCGCCATTCTCGGCTGGGGCACCGCCGACACCGAAGCGCTGACGGGTTTCCTGGCCCAGGACAAGATCCCGGATATCT contains:
- a CDS encoding long-chain fatty acid--CoA ligase codes for the protein MMDYAGRAALADTFPKLLRLNAREHGGEIALREKDLGLWRIFTWGDYQTRVHDFALGLVELGLGRGDVIGIIGDNRPDWVAAEIATHAIGAMSLGLYRDVLDEEAAYLLSYGEAKLVFAEDEEQVDKLLALADRAPNLKHIVYSDPRGMRKYDDPRLMEAGKLATMGRDRAAREPGLYDRLVDATRGEDVAILCTTSGTTANPKLAMLAAGRVLKHCATYLAFDPKGPDDEYVSVLPLPWIMEQVYALGKGLLCRMKVNFVEEPETMMHDFREIAPTFVLFAPRLWESIAADVRAGVMDSSPLKQKLFDIGMKTGLSALAQGKHSMFADQLLFRALRDRLGFTRLRSAATGGAALGPDTFKFFQAMGVPLRTLYGQTELLGAYTLHPAGKVDPDTTGVPMAADIEIRVDNPDVNGVGEIVVRHPNMFLGYYKNPEASAADIKDGWMHSGDAGYFNNDGQLVVIDRIKDLAETARGERFSPQYLENKLKFSPYIAETVVLGAGRDALAAMICIRYSIISKWAEKNRISFTTYTDLSSRPEVYALLRKEVEGVNATLPPAQRISRFLLLYKELDADDGELTRTRKVRRSVINEKYADIIDAIYAGKSDIPVDTVIRFQDGTTQRIRTTLRVVDLGGPAPLAEAAE
- a CDS encoding Crp/Fnr family transcriptional regulator — encoded protein: MIAADNLKRIAAWSRELNEREIEVARAGIVEKSYRANEHIFMRGDPFDYWTGIVTGLARMSTVSSGGKAATFAGLTAGAWFGEGSVLKGEPRRYDVVALRDTRLALMDRSTFFWLFENSVAFNRFLVRQLNERLGQFIGAVEHGRTLDATSRVARSIASLFNPILYPDMTRHLEITQEEIGALSGISRQNANQCLKRLEKEGLLRLEYGGVTIIELERLRHHGD
- the gmd gene encoding GDP-mannose 4,6-dehydratase, with the translated sequence MAAQDLKRRVALITGVTGQDGAYLAEYLLGLGYEVHGIKRRSSSFNTARIDHLYQDPHSRKVPFLLHYGDMTDSTNLIRLMQQIRPTEIYNLAAQSHVGVSFESPEYTANADAIGVLRLLEAIRILGMEKETRFYQASTSELYGLVQEVPQKETTPFYPRSPYGVAKLYGYWITVNYREAYGMFASNGILFNHESPIRGETFVTRKITRSVARIEAGLDEALYLGNLEAKRDWGHARDYIEGMHKILQADAPDDFVLATGETRSVREFVELAFAEVGRRIEWRGQGVDEAGVDTKSGKTVVRIDPVYFRPTEVDLLVGDASKAREKLGWKPKTSFAQMVKEMVANDLADARREVANGKPAV
- a CDS encoding branched-chain amino acid ABC transporter permease, whose protein sequence is MAGQTLIPAGDFRTSYAADTTVFPTTTSRNAMIAGIALICFAPHVVNEYILSLLIQIGIFGIAALGLNIVVGFTGQISIGHAAFFGFGAFTSAYLSNRFGIPVFFCIPLAGVVTAAVGLVFGLPAARLKGLYLAIATLAAQYILLDFFARAEWFTGGSVPASAEPFSIFGYMLRGDKQYFYVVLAYVVVCYLLVTNLIRSRDGRALVAVRDHYLSAEIMGINLTKYRTLSFGLAAFFAGVGGALYAHYNQVVSNEGFGIDRSIIFLAMIIIGGLGSIMGTLMGTAFMVLLPESMEWLSVALRDSPIDQFLGLKNNIAFLREMAIGLIIIIFLVFEPDGLAHRWRQIKAYWKLYPFSH
- a CDS encoding fumarylacetoacetate hydrolase family protein is translated as MTAASYVISAAPQPTLPVVGETGSYPVRRIWCVGRNYLEHIREMGNDERAPPFFFAKHADMLVPDGATIPYPPLTKDLHHEVELIVAMKSGGLNIPADKALDHVYGYAVGIDLTRRDLQIASRKKERPWEVGKSFDYSAPCSAIQPASKIGHPAKGKIWLTVNGKETQKGDLTELIWSVPEIIWQLSQQVKLAAGDIIMTGTPAGVSQLNPGDKIECGVDGVGTLKVNIGKPE
- a CDS encoding ABC transporter ATP-binding protein, which encodes MAHTLEVRGVSLRFGGVRALTEVSFGVNEGELFSIIGPNGAGKTSIVNCISGRYKPTEGRLFYRGKDITGLNPNARPQLGIGRTFQNLALFHHMSVLDNIMVGRHHLLKNNFITGSLYWLTGARREELEHRRKVEEIIDFLDLQSVRKATAGTLPYGLRKRVELARAMALEPQLILLDEPMAGMNFEEKEDMARYIVDLNEEFGMTVMMIEHDMGVVMDISHRVMVLDFGRKIAEGDPASVLADPHVKRAYLGEEDEVLVDPDDTPAPRESVA
- the fcl gene encoding GDP-L-fucose synthase, producing MASLPFELKGKTVYVAGHRGMVGAALVRRLAREDVELLTTPRNEVDLRNQAAVNAWFAANRPQVVFLAAAKVGGIVANNTLRAEFLYDNLAIASNVIHAAHVHGAEKLMFLGSSCIYPKLAPQPLREDSMLTGPLEPTNEPYAIAKIAGIKMVEAYRSQYGADFINVMPTNLYGRGDNYHPEYSHVVAALIRRFHEAKVAGADEVVVWGTGTPRREFLYVDDLADACIHLMKTYSDRELVNIGTGEDITIAEFARVVASTVGYTGAIGFDASRPDGTPRKLLDVSRLAKLGWRASTKLEDGIRLAYQAYLSEHAVTQK
- a CDS encoding branched-chain amino acid ABC transporter permease; this translates as MNTQLLIQLLVNGLVVGTLYGVVAMSFVLIYKATQVVNFAQGELLLVGAWVCWWLLTKYQVPFYLGMPITLVFMFLFGIAIQIVILRPMIGEPIISVIMVTIALSTVFSALMKWMFGVNLQPFPRIFETQNVNILGLQVQTVYLMSLAVSVAMMVGMAWFFRLSKYGLAMRATAFNQQVAQSLGISVKSVFAMAWAISATVSAVAGVVVAVVNGVSAGLSAYGVKVFPAAILGGLDSVGGAVLGGIIIGLLENVAHFLDSEYLHWGNLYEIAPFYALIIILMIKPYGLFGTKDIERV